One Faecalicatena sp. Marseille-Q4148 DNA window includes the following coding sequences:
- a CDS encoding DUF169 domain-containing protein → MENSNVNKIMKALCLKHHVMGVRFLYYKHNYDRLDIPEYGKKTSFCVMARYAMDGNHFKADHTNVICRSAIESLGFEDPMPCMDSGERYYSLKLYETRAIAKATAEAIPRIKHRIYGLELGPLEEMEDADVAVFMVNAYQLMRVVQGYGYKYGVIKNHQMVGLQGMCTDCVACPYDRNDLNYSALCCGTRKMSRWGDDEMGVGIPINKLGPLVEGIIQTMNYIDYPEYKEEIRKKLDTPDELGVIVDDNLHYGKLGKEYLRPHIYEQLKNGELE, encoded by the coding sequence ATGGAAAATTCAAATGTAAATAAAATAATGAAGGCACTCTGTTTAAAACATCATGTTATGGGTGTAAGATTTTTATATTATAAACATAATTATGATCGGTTAGATATACCAGAGTATGGAAAAAAAACATCCTTTTGTGTTATGGCAAGGTATGCAATGGATGGAAATCATTTCAAGGCAGATCATACAAATGTAATTTGTAGAAGTGCAATTGAATCGTTAGGATTTGAAGATCCAATGCCATGTATGGATTCGGGTGAAAGATATTATTCGTTAAAATTATATGAAACGCGTGCAATAGCTAAAGCAACAGCAGAGGCTATCCCAAGAATTAAACATAGAATTTATGGATTAGAGTTAGGACCATTAGAAGAAATGGAAGATGCGGATGTTGCAGTATTCATGGTTAATGCATATCAATTAATGCGAGTTGTGCAGGGATATGGATACAAATATGGTGTGATAAAAAATCATCAGATGGTTGGTTTACAAGGAATGTGTACAGATTGTGTGGCATGTCCATATGATAGAAATGATTTAAATTATTCCGCGCTTTGCTGTGGTACGAGAAAAATGAGCCGTTGGGGCGATGATGAAATGGGTGTAGGTATTCCGATTAATAAACTTGGTCCATTAGTAGAAGGAATTATTCAAACTATGAACTATATTGATTATCCAGAATATAAAGAAGAAATTAGAAAAAAATTAGATACACCAGATGAATTAGGTGTGATTGTTGATGATAATCTCCATTATGGAAAATTAGGAAAGGAATATTTAAGACCGCATATTTACGAACAGTTAAAAAATGGTGAATTAGAATAA
- a CDS encoding ABC transporter ATP-binding protein, with product MDVLRIENLSVSFQSIYGQIFAVNDLSFKVRCGECVCIVGESGSGKSVTAKAIMKILDRNAKIDSGNIFYDSMNLTKMKDKEMRRIRGKKIALVHQTPRNALNPSYTIYKQMQELYRLHGDSRKDYRSEIISMLKKVRIPLPEKVIEKYPFELSGGMLQRIVLAMACSQKPDLIIADEPTSALDVSTQAQILLLLKELAKEFNCAILLITHDMGVVAEMADRILVMYCGRKMEERNVDEFFKDPLHPYTQGLLNARPQNFNGRFNVIQGNIPENFMKYEGCEFYERCPNATEYCRISKPTEKKLKNNGYVRCFYAKESEGYAES from the coding sequence GTGGATGTATTAAGAATTGAAAATTTGTCAGTATCCTTTCAGAGTATTTATGGACAGATTTTTGCAGTTAATGATTTATCTTTTAAAGTAAGATGTGGAGAATGTGTTTGCATTGTAGGAGAATCTGGAAGTGGAAAAAGCGTTACTGCTAAAGCAATTATGAAAATTTTAGACAGAAATGCTAAAATTGATTCAGGAAATATTTTTTATGATTCTATGAATCTTACTAAAATGAAAGATAAAGAAATGAGAAGAATAAGAGGAAAAAAAATAGCATTAGTGCATCAGACTCCCAGAAACGCATTAAATCCTTCTTATACAATTTATAAACAAATGCAAGAATTATATAGATTGCATGGTGATTCACGAAAAGATTATAGATCAGAAATTATTTCTATGCTAAAAAAGGTAAGAATACCTTTACCAGAAAAGGTTATTGAAAAATATCCTTTTGAATTATCAGGTGGAATGTTGCAAAGAATTGTTTTAGCCATGGCATGTTCACAGAAACCAGACCTTATTATTGCAGATGAACCTACTTCTGCATTAGATGTGAGTACACAAGCTCAAATATTACTTCTATTAAAAGAATTAGCAAAAGAATTTAATTGTGCTATTTTGTTAATCACACATGATATGGGAGTAGTTGCTGAAATGGCAGATAGAATCTTAGTAATGTATTGCGGGCGAAAAATGGAAGAAAGAAATGTGGATGAATTCTTCAAGGATCCATTACACCCGTATACTCAAGGACTCTTAAATGCAAGACCTCAGAATTTTAATGGACGTTTTAATGTGATTCAAGGAAATATACCTGAAAATTTTATGAAATATGAAGGATGTGAATTTTATGAAAGATGTCCAAACGCAACAGAATATTGTAGAATATCAAAACCAACAGAAAAAAAATTAAAAAACAATGGATATGTAAGATGCTTTTATGCGAAAGAAAGTGAAGGTTATGCAGAAAGTTAA
- a CDS encoding TetR/AcrR family transcriptional regulator: MGKIEMNKQEKASRLLKSAYQLFLKQGIEKTTVSDITHNAGVAKGTFYLYFQDKYQVRDCLIAHHAGVLFRSACEALMKEDLPEFEDQIIFLVNYTLEELGKHPELLNFISKNLSWGIFHKALLFAQLPQPEVDCLSLYDALIHSNPDIHLKDPDIMLFMIIELASSVSYSTILHNDPIPFEKLRPYLNMSIRSIIHNHLITD, from the coding sequence ATGGGAAAAATTGAAATGAATAAGCAGGAAAAGGCGTCGCGTCTCTTAAAAAGCGCATACCAGCTTTTTCTCAAACAAGGGATTGAAAAGACAACCGTTTCTGATATCACTCACAATGCCGGTGTAGCAAAGGGAACTTTCTATTTATATTTTCAGGATAAATATCAAGTACGAGACTGCCTGATCGCCCATCATGCCGGCGTCCTTTTTCGTTCTGCCTGTGAGGCTCTGATGAAAGAAGATCTTCCGGAATTTGAAGATCAGATTATCTTTCTCGTTAATTATACATTAGAAGAACTCGGAAAGCATCCGGAACTTTTAAATTTTATTTCCAAAAATCTCAGTTGGGGAATTTTTCATAAAGCGCTGCTTTTTGCCCAGCTTCCACAGCCGGAAGTTGACTGTCTCTCACTGTATGATGCTCTTATACACAGCAATCCTGATATTCATTTAAAAGATCCTGATATCATGCTTTTTATGATCATTGAATTGGCAAGCTCTGTCAGCTACAGTACCATCTTACATAATGATCCGATCCCTTTTGAGAAGCTGCGTCCTTATTTGAACATGAGCATCCGAAGTATCATCCACAATCATCTGATTACAGATTAA
- a CDS encoding ABC transporter permease: MIIMKKNTMIDKEFFYKYRSVYKFLHNKMAMFCIFILLLLIIISICAPILAPYEFDATDLFCMREKPSKAHLLGTDNVGRDILTRLLYGGRASLLVGICAMTIQLILGTLLGTLSGYYGGIIDSILSHIADAIMCLPFFVIALSIIAVLEPGTSKLVVMIGCLMWPNLFRIVRTEVKSMKDNDYIMAAQAMGMSSSEIIRKHILNNIISPILVSATLAVAHGIILESALSFLGMGVQPPISSWGNMLAEARNISTLSKNWWMWIPAGFMVTITVLSINSIGEGLRDALDPKECG, translated from the coding sequence ATGATTATTATGAAAAAGAATACGATGATAGATAAGGAGTTCTTTTATAAATACCGAAGTGTTTATAAATTTTTACATAATAAAATGGCTATGTTTTGTATATTCATTTTACTACTGCTAATTATAATATCTATTTGCGCTCCTATTCTTGCACCATATGAGTTTGACGCAACAGATTTATTTTGTATGAGGGAAAAGCCGTCAAAAGCACATCTTCTAGGAACTGATAATGTTGGAAGAGATATTCTAACACGTTTGTTATATGGTGGTAGAGCATCGTTGTTGGTAGGAATTTGTGCTATGACTATTCAGTTGATTCTAGGAACGTTATTAGGAACACTATCTGGTTATTATGGAGGGATTATTGATTCTATTTTATCACATATTGCAGATGCTATCATGTGTCTTCCGTTTTTTGTAATTGCATTGTCTATTATTGCAGTGCTGGAACCAGGAACCTCTAAACTTGTTGTCATGATAGGATGTTTGATGTGGCCTAATTTGTTTCGGATTGTTCGAACAGAAGTGAAATCTATGAAAGATAATGATTATATAATGGCTGCTCAAGCAATGGGAATGTCATCTAGTGAAATCATACGAAAACATATTTTAAATAATATAATATCACCTATATTGGTATCAGCAACTTTAGCAGTTGCACATGGAATAATTTTGGAATCAGCTTTAAGTTTTTTAGGAATGGGTGTACAGCCTCCTATATCGAGTTGGGGAAATATGCTTGCAGAAGCACGTAATATTTCTACGCTATCTAAAAATTGGTGGATGTGGATTCCAGCAGGTTTCATGGTAACCATTACGGTGTTATCTATTAATTCAATAGGTGAAGGGTTAAGGGATGCATTGGATCCAAAGGAGTGTGGATAA
- a CDS encoding GerMN domain-containing protein, translating to MRKYYRFAAVCLGILLAIGAVGCKKEEKQRTGDRSIFYVNMDQTGIVSVPYEAKKATAGQEVETILKKMKENPDSLEYQAAIPEMITVQGITGITNEQKILGLDFNSEYMQMDPVTEVLMREAIVRTMVQIEGIDSVVFTVDQVPLKDKYGKEIGEMRSSDFLKDTGSALHSYKATTLNLYFGNENGDQLVEQRVRIPYNSNTSLEKVVLEQLVEGPSNSKMTGTLPKELKILSVAVRDGVCYVNLDETFLSGTYQVQPKVAIMSIVNSIIDSGSVSQVQISVNGSGDQVFQGSIPLDRPFSMDLDIVEGSK from the coding sequence TTGAGAAAATATTATCGGTTTGCTGCCGTGTGTCTTGGGATTCTGCTTGCAATTGGAGCAGTCGGATGTAAAAAAGAGGAGAAGCAGAGAACAGGAGACCGCAGCATCTTTTATGTGAACATGGACCAGACCGGGATTGTAAGCGTTCCCTATGAAGCAAAAAAAGCAACTGCCGGACAGGAAGTGGAAACAATTCTGAAGAAAATGAAGGAAAACCCGGATTCTCTTGAATATCAGGCTGCAATTCCGGAAATGATTACGGTTCAGGGAATTACCGGGATTACGAATGAGCAGAAGATTCTGGGACTTGATTTTAACAGCGAATATATGCAAATGGATCCGGTGACAGAAGTCTTAATGCGGGAAGCCATTGTTCGGACAATGGTGCAGATTGAAGGGATTGACTCTGTTGTGTTTACGGTAGATCAGGTTCCGCTAAAAGATAAATACGGTAAAGAGATTGGCGAGATGCGTTCGTCAGACTTTCTGAAGGATACGGGCTCAGCTCTGCATTCTTATAAAGCAACAACATTAAATTTATATTTTGGAAATGAAAATGGAGATCAGCTTGTGGAGCAGCGGGTAAGGATTCCATATAACAGCAATACTTCTCTTGAAAAAGTAGTGTTGGAACAGTTGGTGGAAGGACCGTCGAACAGTAAAATGACAGGAACGCTGCCGAAGGAACTGAAGATTTTAAGTGTGGCGGTACGAGACGGCGTTTGTTATGTGAATCTGGACGAGACGTTTCTAAGCGGGACCTATCAGGTCCAGCCTAAGGTAGCAATCATGTCGATTGTAAATTCCATTATAGATTCCGGCAGTGTATCTCAAGTACAGATTTCGGTCAACGGTTCCGGAGATCAGGTGTTTCAGGGATCGATTCCGCTTGATCGGCCATTTTCTATGGATCTGGATATTGTAGAAGGATCGAAATAG
- a CDS encoding ABC-F family ATP-binding cassette domain-containing protein — MLQIKGLTVTHKKDLKVIIKDFSFVLNEGEKAVLIGEEGNGKSTILKLICREEETDYVSYEGEINRGGMKLGYLPQELSAEDAEKTVYDYLAEEGQLFLLTPKELSRLSGRLGVSGELFYSDQKMGTLSGGEKVKIQLARLLMEQPDVFFLDEPSNDLDLDAIAWLEQFIQELKCPVMYISHDEMLIEHTANVIIHFEQLRKKTVPVYTVARMSYRKYCLDREQRFAHQMQIARKERCDHQKQMERYQQIYNKVEHQQNAISRQNPSGGRLLKKKMHSIKSMGRRFEREKEQMTEIPEKEEAIEIAFDRKISIPNGKTVIDFVLPHLQVGERILANDVKLRIDGSEKVVIVGRNGVGKSTLLKRIWEHLQKRTDLKVSYMPQKYEELLEDGKTPVEFLSRSGDKEEQTRIRSWLGSMKYTREEMEHQTSELSGGQKAKLLFMKMNLDGSEVLILDEPTRNISPLSGPVVRNALKTFGGAIISISHDRKYIREVCDTVYELTEEGLSKTCL; from the coding sequence ATGTTGCAGATAAAAGGACTGACCGTGACGCATAAGAAAGATTTAAAAGTAATCATAAAAGATTTTTCCTTTGTGTTAAATGAAGGAGAGAAAGCGGTATTGATTGGCGAGGAAGGAAATGGAAAATCTACAATTCTGAAGCTGATCTGCCGGGAAGAAGAAACAGATTATGTTAGTTATGAAGGTGAAATTAACAGAGGAGGAATGAAGCTTGGGTATCTCCCGCAGGAACTTTCAGCAGAAGATGCAGAGAAAACCGTGTACGACTATTTAGCAGAAGAGGGGCAGTTATTTTTACTGACGCCAAAAGAGTTGTCTCGGCTTTCAGGAAGACTTGGGGTGTCCGGGGAACTTTTTTACTCAGATCAGAAGATGGGAACGCTGTCCGGAGGGGAAAAGGTAAAAATACAGCTTGCGAGACTTTTGATGGAACAGCCGGATGTGTTTTTTCTCGATGAGCCTTCAAATGATTTGGATCTGGATGCAATTGCATGGCTGGAACAATTTATTCAGGAGCTTAAGTGTCCGGTGATGTATATTTCTCATGATGAAATGCTGATTGAGCATACGGCAAATGTAATTATTCATTTCGAGCAACTGCGAAAGAAGACAGTGCCGGTGTATACGGTAGCTCGCATGTCTTACCGGAAGTACTGTCTGGACAGAGAGCAGAGATTTGCACATCAAATGCAGATAGCCAGAAAAGAACGGTGCGATCATCAAAAACAAATGGAGCGATATCAGCAGATTTATAATAAGGTGGAACATCAGCAGAATGCAATCAGCCGTCAGAATCCATCCGGAGGACGTTTGCTGAAGAAGAAAATGCATTCCATAAAGTCAATGGGAAGGCGATTTGAGCGGGAGAAAGAGCAGATGACAGAAATACCGGAGAAGGAGGAAGCAATTGAAATTGCTTTTGATAGAAAGATTTCTATTCCAAATGGAAAGACGGTGATTGATTTTGTACTTCCGCATCTTCAAGTGGGAGAAAGAATACTTGCAAATGACGTGAAGCTTCGGATAGATGGAAGTGAGAAAGTGGTAATCGTAGGCAGGAATGGAGTCGGAAAATCAACACTTCTTAAAAGGATTTGGGAACATCTGCAAAAGCGAACCGATTTGAAGGTTTCTTATATGCCGCAAAAATATGAGGAACTTCTGGAAGATGGAAAGACGCCGGTGGAATTTCTGTCCCGAAGCGGTGATAAAGAAGAACAGACAAGAATACGTTCATGGCTTGGCAGCATGAAATATACCCGGGAAGAGATGGAACATCAGACATCAGAACTTTCCGGAGGTCAGAAAGCAAAACTACTGTTTATGAAAATGAATCTTGACGGCAGTGAGGTGCTGATTCTGGATGAACCGACACGCAATATTTCACCGCTGTCAGGACCGGTGGTCCGCAATGCGTTGAAAACATTTGGAGGAGCAATTATCAGCATTTCTCATGATCGGAAATATATTCGTGAGGTGTGTGACACAGTATATGAGCTTACGGAAGAAGGACTTTCAAAAACATGCTTGTAA
- a CDS encoding DNA internalization-related competence protein ComEC/Rec2, whose amino-acid sequence MRGRPLCMVCLIFLCVTGILVKAGVISGIPEDSWIALRKLASFETCTVTGMAYRVEQKETNQIIYLKQVQLQADPERKDQFKIPVKACIIYDKSFTKIPIGAKIKGKGKIKLFESARNPGNFAQDFYYEKQGILCSVFAEKKIEIKAKPAPYGKLLTWLAGVRSRWNQQLIEKAGKEAGGILAAILTGEKTNLDPNIKELYQKNGIGHILAISGLHVSFIGLGMYQILRKAGCPFSLAGAMSMAILVLYMLMVGSSVSVIRAVLMLSIRIGADIVGRSYDLVTALFAAAAVTVIWRPLYLKDASFLMSYGAILGILVMTPVVRRIYRGNRKSVNAFMGGLGLQLFLLPVMLYFYYEFPPYSVILNLIVIPLLTILMGGAIGGSILKLAGEIFASIVPFAFLCEWLSSISLSVCRMILQCYQLLGEWCMELPGARMICGKPGMWQIIGYYSILFLLSFVSGKIERRERKKNQTIRQTAGMAVILAAAVILCITNFRKFDWNLEVTLLDVGQGDCIYIRTPSGKHLLVDGGSTDLKQVGKYRIEPFLLSRGVRALDYVMITHGDSDHYSGVEEMMERQMKGVKIERFMLPAVWRENEALSHLAAKALKKHIPVGEFHPGRGIADGRCRLLCLQPGMEQSQWETNEASLVMHLSYGTFSMLLTGDVEGKGEELLCQSGKLSEITVLKTAHHGSEHSTPEQFLEQTKPKLALISAGIENVYGHPHPKLLKRLKSFGIPVYNTAKSGALTVKTDGRKTTIEVFVPN is encoded by the coding sequence ATGCGAGGAAGACCATTATGTATGGTATGCCTTATCTTTTTATGTGTCACGGGGATATTAGTAAAAGCAGGAGTGATATCAGGAATCCCGGAGGATTCCTGGATCGCTCTAAGAAAACTAGCCTCCTTTGAGACGTGTACGGTAACAGGAATGGCATACCGTGTCGAACAAAAAGAAACAAATCAAATCATTTATCTAAAACAAGTTCAGCTGCAGGCTGATCCGGAAAGGAAGGATCAATTCAAGATTCCGGTCAAAGCCTGTATCATATATGACAAATCATTTACAAAAATTCCAATTGGAGCAAAAATTAAAGGAAAAGGAAAAATAAAGTTATTTGAAAGTGCGCGCAATCCAGGCAATTTTGCGCAGGACTTTTATTATGAAAAACAGGGGATTCTTTGTTCTGTTTTTGCAGAAAAGAAGATAGAGATAAAAGCAAAGCCTGCACCATACGGGAAACTTTTAACATGGCTGGCTGGTGTAAGGAGCAGGTGGAATCAGCAGTTAATCGAGAAAGCAGGAAAAGAGGCAGGAGGAATTCTTGCTGCGATACTTACAGGAGAAAAAACAAATCTGGATCCAAACATCAAAGAACTCTATCAGAAAAATGGAATAGGACATATTTTGGCGATATCGGGCCTTCATGTTTCCTTCATCGGACTTGGAATGTATCAGATTTTGCGAAAGGCTGGATGTCCTTTTTCCCTGGCCGGTGCAATGAGTATGGCAATTCTTGTGCTCTATATGCTGATGGTGGGCAGTTCAGTGTCTGTAATTAGGGCAGTGCTGATGCTTTCTATTCGAATTGGTGCAGATATTGTCGGACGCTCTTATGATCTTGTTACTGCGCTTTTTGCGGCGGCAGCCGTTACAGTCATCTGGAGACCTCTTTACTTAAAGGATGCCTCTTTTCTGATGTCGTATGGAGCAATTCTTGGGATTTTAGTAATGACACCGGTAGTTAGACGTATTTACCGGGGAAACAGGAAGAGTGTTAATGCATTTATGGGAGGTCTCGGGCTGCAGTTATTTCTTTTGCCGGTGATGTTATATTTTTATTATGAATTTCCACCATATTCGGTAATATTAAATCTAATTGTAATCCCACTCTTGACGATACTTATGGGAGGAGCCATTGGAGGAAGTATTTTGAAACTTGCAGGAGAGATATTTGCCTCCATAGTTCCATTTGCCTTTCTGTGTGAGTGGCTCAGCAGTATTAGCCTGTCTGTCTGTCGGATGATTCTGCAATGTTATCAGCTGCTTGGCGAGTGGTGCATGGAACTTCCTGGGGCGCGAATGATCTGCGGGAAACCGGGGATGTGGCAAATCATAGGTTATTACAGTATTTTATTTCTGCTTTCGTTTGTATCCGGGAAGATAGAACGGCGTGAACGTAAGAAGAATCAAACAATCCGGCAGACAGCAGGAATGGCGGTAATACTTGCGGCAGCAGTGATTCTTTGCATAACGAATTTCAGAAAGTTTGATTGGAATTTGGAAGTTACACTTCTGGATGTGGGGCAGGGAGACTGCATTTATATACGGACGCCTTCAGGCAAACATTTGTTAGTAGATGGTGGGAGTACGGATCTAAAACAAGTAGGAAAATATCGGATAGAACCGTTTTTGTTGTCCAGGGGAGTAAGAGCATTGGATTATGTGATGATTACACATGGGGATAGTGATCATTATAGTGGAGTGGAAGAAATGATGGAAAGACAAATGAAAGGTGTTAAGATAGAACGGTTCATGCTTCCGGCTGTCTGGAGGGAAAATGAGGCTCTTAGTCATTTGGCGGCGAAAGCGCTCAAGAAACATATACCGGTAGGCGAATTTCATCCGGGGAGAGGGATTGCAGATGGCAGATGCAGACTTTTGTGTCTGCAGCCGGGAATGGAACAGAGTCAGTGGGAGACAAATGAAGCATCGCTTGTCATGCATCTGAGCTATGGGACGTTTTCCATGCTGTTGACAGGAGATGTGGAAGGAAAAGGCGAAGAATTACTCTGTCAATCAGGAAAGCTTTCGGAAATAACTGTTCTGAAAACCGCTCATCACGGATCAGAGCATTCCACACCGGAACAGTTTCTCGAACAGACAAAGCCCAAATTGGCTCTTATTTCTGCCGGAATTGAAAATGTTTACGGCCACCCGCATCCAAAGCTGTTGAAACGTCTAAAATCATTTGGGATTCCGGTCTATAATACAGCGAAATCGGGCGCATTAACTGTGAAAACAGATGGAAGAAAAACTACGATAGAAGTATTTGTCCCAAATTAA
- a CDS encoding ABC transporter ATP-binding protein, translated as MQKVNQIIEVRNLKKYFKTNKNSYLKSVDDVSFSISKGEILGLIGESGCGKSTTGKTLLKLYAPTGGSVKYKDKILYDVEQNIWMPKKELATLRKDIQIIFQDPYLSLDPKQCIQKALSEGAIKHEVVDKKEVKEYCEEMLQICGINPNLITRFPHEFSGGQRQRIGIARALAVKPEFIVCDEVTASLDVSVQSQILNLLLDLRDKLNLTYLFISHNISVVQNMCDRIAVMYLGQIVEIANAKEVCKTPMHPYSKFLISSVPKINPWDKKKDIDLMSTLPVSGEIPLGCRFHTRCKYATEKCKKLQPRMIEISKDHYVSCHLYENNKKDED; from the coding sequence ATGCAGAAAGTTAATCAAATTATCGAAGTTAGAAATTTAAAAAAATATTTTAAAACAAATAAAAATTCTTATTTAAAAAGTGTAGATGATGTTTCTTTTTCGATATCAAAAGGAGAAATATTGGGATTGATAGGAGAGTCTGGATGCGGAAAATCAACTACAGGAAAAACTTTATTAAAATTATATGCGCCAACTGGTGGAAGTGTGAAATATAAAGATAAAATATTATATGATGTTGAACAGAATATATGGATGCCCAAAAAAGAATTAGCAACATTAAGAAAAGATATCCAAATTATTTTTCAAGATCCTTATTTATCTTTGGATCCTAAACAATGTATCCAAAAAGCATTATCAGAAGGTGCTATAAAACATGAAGTGGTAGATAAAAAGGAAGTGAAAGAATACTGTGAGGAAATGTTACAAATTTGTGGAATTAATCCTAATTTAATTACCAGATTCCCTCATGAATTTTCTGGAGGACAGCGTCAACGAATAGGAATTGCAAGAGCACTAGCAGTAAAACCAGAGTTCATTGTATGTGACGAAGTAACCGCTTCTTTAGATGTTTCAGTACAATCACAGATTTTAAATTTATTATTAGATTTGAGGGATAAATTAAATCTAACATATTTGTTTATTTCTCATAATATTAGTGTTGTTCAAAATATGTGTGATCGAATTGCAGTAATGTATTTAGGACAAATAGTCGAAATTGCAAATGCTAAAGAGGTATGCAAAACTCCAATGCATCCATATTCGAAGTTTTTAATTTCATCTGTACCAAAGATAAATCCTTGGGATAAGAAAAAAGATATAGATTTAATGTCAACACTTCCAGTATCCGGAGAAATTCCATTAGGGTGTAGATTTCACACAAGATGTAAATATGCAACGGAAAAATGCAAAAAACTACAGCCTAGAATGATAGAAATTAGCAAAGATCATTATGTTAGTTGCCATTTATATGAAAATAACAAGAAAGATGAGGATTAA
- a CDS encoding ABC transporter permease, which translates to MLYFLKRMGTSIIILLIVSVIIFTLIQLQPGNPFDGMISANTDPEYIERRMEELGYNDPIPEQYIKWIKRVFVGDLGYSLQYKVSVTDLIQSRMKNSLILSGTAFILSTVLSCIVGVYSAYKKNTLFDYIIMGVSFVLFSIPSFFVQLLLIKIFSYDLGLLPPSGIITAGSHYSGWMQCIDIMKHMILPVGALTIIQSAAMMRYVRAYMNDIFHQDFMYVAKSKGLGKTRIIWIHGFRNILVSVITLFAMQFPTLISGGVLTETIFSWPGIGRLSYEAILAKDYPVVMGVTMFIAIMVVGMNLFADILGAIFNPHIKLKNYRG; encoded by the coding sequence GTGTTATATTTTTTAAAAAGAATGGGTACTTCGATAATTATTCTTTTAATTGTTTCTGTTATCATATTTACTCTTATTCAATTACAACCAGGTAATCCATTTGATGGAATGATTTCTGCAAATACAGATCCAGAATATATAGAAAGAAGAATGGAAGAGTTGGGGTATAATGATCCGATTCCAGAACAATATATTAAATGGATAAAAAGAGTATTTGTTGGAGATTTAGGATATTCATTACAGTATAAAGTTAGCGTTACAGATTTGATTCAAAGTAGAATGAAAAACTCTTTGATTTTATCGGGAACTGCATTTATTTTAAGTACCGTTTTATCTTGTATAGTAGGCGTATATTCAGCATACAAAAAAAATACGTTATTTGATTATATAATTATGGGAGTATCATTTGTTTTATTTTCAATTCCCTCTTTTTTTGTACAACTTTTGCTGATAAAAATTTTTAGTTATGATTTAGGTTTACTACCACCAAGTGGAATTATTACCGCAGGAAGTCATTATAGTGGTTGGATGCAGTGTATTGATATAATGAAGCATATGATATTACCAGTAGGTGCTTTAACAATAATACAATCAGCTGCAATGATGCGTTATGTTAGAGCATATATGAATGATATTTTTCACCAAGACTTTATGTATGTTGCTAAATCTAAAGGTTTAGGAAAAACAAGAATTATTTGGATTCATGGATTCAGAAATATATTAGTTTCCGTGATAACATTATTTGCAATGCAGTTTCCAACATTAATTTCAGGAGGAGTTCTTACAGAAACTATATTTAGTTGGCCTGGAATTGGAAGACTTAGCTATGAAGCTATTTTAGCAAAAGACTATCCTGTTGTGATGGGAGTTACAATGTTCATAGCAATTATGGTAGTAGGAATGAATTTATTTGCAGATATTTTGGGAGCAATTTTTAATCCACACATAAAACTTAAGAATTATAGAGGATGA